The Acidobacteriota bacterium genome includes a region encoding these proteins:
- a CDS encoding lysophospholipid acyltransferase family protein, with product MLHFLEYWAARLALLSVDLLPPAAASRWAGWLGSLWWTADRPRRRVAISNVLRAGVAEDEADARAIGRAAARHMGMVLVESMKSSRVLDDPERLRARIPAEVQAVLEDPAQGLIVVSGHFGNWELAGQWLSRYKPVAGISRPMNNPRVERLARSRRPRRGFRMIPKYDPDSGRFLKLLGDGEILALLVDQHAHRGADVPFFDHPAKTHTTAAMLHLVARAPLTFAICRRTAPMTFELSLSPLIEQPRSGDRNADVEAILRTLNAHLEAAIRRDPDQYLWGHRRWR from the coding sequence GTGCTCCACTTTCTCGAATACTGGGCGGCCCGGCTGGCGCTCCTGAGCGTCGATCTGCTGCCGCCGGCCGCGGCTTCGCGCTGGGCGGGATGGCTGGGCTCCTTGTGGTGGACCGCCGATCGGCCGCGGCGTCGCGTTGCGATCTCCAACGTCCTGCGCGCCGGGGTTGCCGAGGACGAGGCCGACGCGCGTGCGATAGGACGCGCGGCCGCACGCCACATGGGGATGGTGCTGGTCGAATCGATGAAGTCATCCCGCGTGCTGGACGATCCGGAACGCTTGCGGGCACGGATACCGGCCGAGGTTCAAGCCGTGCTCGAGGATCCGGCGCAGGGGCTAATCGTCGTGTCGGGGCACTTCGGTAACTGGGAACTCGCCGGCCAGTGGTTGTCGCGCTACAAGCCGGTCGCCGGCATCTCGCGCCCCATGAACAACCCGCGCGTCGAGCGACTGGCCCGGAGCCGCCGGCCGCGGCGCGGCTTCCGGATGATTCCGAAGTACGATCCCGACTCGGGGCGTTTCCTCAAGCTGCTGGGCGACGGCGAGATCCTGGCTCTGCTGGTCGACCAGCACGCGCACCGGGGTGCGGATGTGCCGTTCTTCGATCATCCGGCGAAGACCCACACGACCGCCGCGATGCTCCACCTGGTCGCCCGAGCCCCGCTCACCTTCGCCATCTGCCGCCGGACGGCGCCGATGACCTTCGAGCTGAGTTTGTCGCCCCTGATCGAGCAGCCGCGGAGCGGCGACCGGAACGCCGACGTGGAAGCGATCCTCCGGACGCTAAACGCGCATCTCGAGGCAGCGATCCGCCGCGATCCGGACCAGTACCTCTGGGGCCACCGCCGCTGGCGCTAG
- a CDS encoding squalene/phytoene synthase family protein: MADLEDLLVKTSRTFALSIPQLEGATRDQVTLGYLLLRIADTLEDAAVWSREQRVEALFRFADLLNDTDETASGETEELVASWLAEPPSPHEGYLELLEATDDVLSAYRALDPPARSVVGHHVRRTCVGMAHIVRRADRDGELRLKGIPELRDYCYVVAGIVGEMLTELFLLGAPLEEVAEALRRRAAAFGEALQLVNILKDAATDEDEGRSFIRDGRDRTLAFELARADLVVAGEYVAHLQQAGAPRGYLGFTALPVRLAWATLARVEEQGPGSKLTRPEVAALVGALHADLDAGRPAAGAAE; the protein is encoded by the coding sequence ATGGCAGACCTCGAAGATCTTCTGGTCAAGACGAGCAGAACGTTCGCGCTTTCGATTCCCCAACTGGAGGGTGCGACGCGGGACCAGGTGACCCTGGGCTACCTGTTGCTCCGGATCGCCGACACGCTCGAGGACGCGGCGGTCTGGAGCCGGGAGCAACGGGTCGAGGCGCTGTTCCGGTTCGCGGACTTGCTGAACGACACGGACGAGACGGCAAGCGGCGAGACGGAAGAACTGGTCGCGTCCTGGCTCGCCGAACCGCCTTCGCCTCACGAAGGCTACCTTGAGCTGCTCGAGGCGACGGACGACGTGCTTTCGGCGTATCGCGCCCTCGATCCACCTGCCCGGTCGGTGGTCGGTCATCACGTGCGCCGCACCTGCGTGGGCATGGCGCACATCGTGAGGCGCGCCGACCGGGACGGCGAACTCCGCCTCAAGGGAATCCCCGAACTGCGGGACTACTGTTACGTCGTTGCCGGCATTGTCGGCGAGATGCTGACCGAGCTGTTCCTGCTTGGCGCGCCGCTGGAAGAAGTGGCGGAAGCGCTACGGCGCCGCGCGGCGGCGTTCGGCGAGGCACTGCAACTCGTGAACATCCTCAAGGACGCGGCGACGGACGAGGATGAGGGCAGGTCGTTCATTCGGGACGGCCGCGACCGGACGCTCGCCTTCGAGCTGGCCCGCGCGGACCTCGTAGTGGCCGGAGAGTACGTGGCCCACCTGCAGCAAGCCGGCGCGCCGCGCGGCTACCTGGGGTTCACCGCGCTTCCTGTTCGCCTCGCCTGGGCCACGCTGGCCCGCGTGGAGGAGCAGGGCCCGGGGTCGAAGCTGACCCGTCCCGAAGTGGCCGCGCTCGTCGGCGCACTGCACGCGGACCTGGACGCCGGCCGACCAGCGGCCGGCGCCGCCGAGTAG
- a CDS encoding family 16 glycosylhydrolase, which produces MRYLAIEYVLLATLPLVGCGDARSGEDREGWELVWSDEFDGAALDAAKWNIQTGDGTAEGIPGWGNNELQSYQAANISVSDGVLVITAREEDAGDGHAYTSGRINTAGKLDKTYGRFEARIQAPGGQGLWSAFWMLPTDSAYGGWAAGGEIDILEVFSRDPSPFAQAALQYGMAWPLNTFDYARYSGVDPADDFHVYAVEWDEQEIRWFVDGAHFYTVRRDRYWNYYRDTGTNARVSGGVSAPFDRPFHLLLNLAVGGNLPGEPVAGALPGELKVDYVRVYQCSVNVSTGVGCADLLDPTSAAVTPPAPADVYKAVYDLYADAAGPLRFQGEEDAVPLDLAVHDADGALAIAEVARADRGNVIDLATSGGGSFSVRPADDERLTLFGMGGASESGDFAGELQFDLYVFADGTDAAGSLKVQLDSGSLDAGTVDLPFAALTKDEWTTVTVQIADIVQSPARPGGRPVDLGRVRSLFALEPTSFARLQVDNIRLICGHAVQGGCGVRQDPRR; this is translated from the coding sequence GTGCGGTACCTGGCGATCGAGTACGTGCTACTGGCCACGCTGCCTCTCGTCGGCTGCGGCGACGCCCGGTCCGGCGAGGATCGCGAGGGCTGGGAACTCGTCTGGTCCGACGAGTTCGACGGCGCGGCCCTGGATGCTGCCAAGTGGAACATCCAGACGGGCGACGGCACCGCCGAAGGCATTCCCGGCTGGGGCAACAACGAGCTGCAGAGCTACCAGGCCGCAAACATCTCCGTGTCGGACGGCGTCCTGGTCATCACGGCCCGCGAGGAGGACGCCGGAGATGGTCATGCGTACACCTCCGGCCGCATCAACACCGCCGGCAAGCTGGACAAGACCTATGGCCGCTTCGAGGCGCGCATCCAGGCCCCCGGCGGTCAGGGCCTCTGGTCCGCCTTCTGGATGCTGCCCACCGACTCCGCCTACGGCGGCTGGGCCGCTGGCGGCGAGATCGACATCCTGGAGGTGTTCTCCCGCGATCCGAGCCCCTTCGCCCAGGCCGCGTTGCAATACGGGATGGCCTGGCCGCTCAACACCTTCGACTACGCAAGGTACTCGGGCGTCGATCCCGCGGACGACTTCCACGTCTACGCCGTCGAGTGGGACGAGCAGGAGATCCGCTGGTTCGTGGACGGCGCGCACTTCTACACGGTCCGGCGAGACAGATACTGGAACTACTACAGGGACACCGGGACGAACGCCCGCGTCTCCGGCGGCGTTTCGGCACCGTTCGACCGCCCGTTCCACCTGTTGCTGAACCTTGCCGTCGGCGGCAATCTACCCGGCGAGCCAGTGGCCGGCGCGCTGCCGGGCGAACTCAAGGTCGACTACGTGCGCGTGTACCAATGCAGCGTGAACGTCTCGACCGGCGTCGGATGCGCCGATCTCCTGGACCCAACGTCCGCCGCGGTCACGCCGCCGGCGCCGGCTGACGTCTACAAGGCGGTCTACGACCTTTACGCGGACGCCGCGGGACCGCTCCGCTTTCAGGGCGAGGAGGACGCCGTGCCGCTCGACCTCGCCGTCCATGACGCGGACGGAGCGCTTGCCATCGCGGAAGTCGCACGCGCCGACCGCGGGAACGTGATCGACCTCGCCACATCCGGCGGCGGCAGCTTTTCGGTCCGCCCGGCCGACGACGAACGGCTGACGCTCTTCGGCATGGGCGGCGCCTCCGAGTCCGGGGACTTCGCGGGCGAGCTGCAGTTCGACCTGTACGTGTTCGCCGACGGCACCGATGCGGCGGGCAGCCTGAAGGTCCAGCTCGACAGCGGTTCCCTCGACGCCGGTACCGTCGACCTGCCGTTCGCAGCGCTCACCAAGGACGAGTGGACGACCGTCACTGTCCAGATCGCCGACATCGTCCAGAGCCCCGCCCGGCCCGGCGGACGCCCCGTCGACCTCGGCCGGGTCCGGAGCCTGTTCGCGCTCGAACCGACGAGCTTCGCGCGCCTCCAAGTGGATAACATCCGTCTCATCTGCGGTCACGCCGTGCAAGGCGGCTGCGGAGTAAGGCAGGATCCCCGCAGATGA
- a CDS encoding acyl carrier protein yields the protein MDASGASEILERLRDVLRDSAVEERDWDAVAPETTIESLGFDSLTILDVLYDVEEEFGVALEPKQVVKTRTVGEIVGLLQQNGA from the coding sequence ATGGATGCTAGCGGCGCCTCCGAAATCCTCGAGCGGTTGCGGGACGTACTGCGCGACAGCGCGGTGGAGGAGCGGGACTGGGACGCCGTCGCTCCTGAGACGACGATCGAGTCGCTCGGCTTCGACTCGCTGACCATCCTCGACGTGCTGTACGACGTGGAGGAGGAGTTCGGTGTCGCCCTGGAGCCCAAGCAGGTCGTGAAGACCCGGACGGTCGGCGAGATCGTAGGGCTGCTGCAGCAGAACGGAGCCTGA
- a CDS encoding RidA family protein — MHISSASRPARLTFTVAAVLGLLCSPLSAQPPRINTDELPRLEAFSHATRVGELIFVAGTLGTVGQSFDLAPGGIGPQTTQTLRNIETILEEAGSDLAHLAKCTVYLTDMANFEQMNAAWVAVLGDSPPARATIESPTLALGAAVEIECIAQRRRPEGS, encoded by the coding sequence ATGCACATCTCAAGCGCCTCGCGTCCCGCCCGTCTCACGTTCACCGTCGCCGCCGTGCTGGGTCTGCTCTGCTCGCCCCTGTCCGCCCAGCCGCCTCGCATCAACACCGACGAGCTGCCCCGGCTCGAAGCGTTCTCGCACGCGACCCGGGTCGGCGAGCTGATCTTCGTCGCCGGGACGCTCGGCACGGTCGGCCAGAGCTTCGACCTGGCGCCCGGCGGCATCGGCCCGCAGACGACGCAGACGCTCCGGAACATCGAGACGATCCTCGAAGAGGCCGGGTCGGACCTCGCCCACCTCGCGAAGTGCACCGTCTACCTGACCGACATGGCCAACTTCGAGCAGATGAACGCTGCCTGGGTCGCCGTGTTGGGGGACAGCCCTCCGGCCCGGGCGACGATCGAGTCGCCGACCCTGGCGTTGGGCGCCGCGGTGGAGATCGAGTGCATCGCCCAGCGCCGACGTCCAGAGGGGAGCTAG
- a CDS encoding efflux transporter outer membrane subunit: MNSNAIAPLSLVSAALLYLGCSLAPPPELPDPAREMPADFEETPAAVTVGAHVPLQWWKAFADPALDRIVDSVLDSNLDMAAAVARVEQARERARIARAAIRPVVAAGAGINDLTNPTNTGFGAQIQELGLERLAPGFTLPERLAITTWSLSADFSYEMDFWGRASSSALAAGAEYLASESDYQTARIGILAETIGAYFEVVDFRRRIAISRRMVDVLLEREDVASTRYDRGLADSSVLYRIRQDLRNTQAIQPQLENGLANAEGRLAVLLGGYRNDLAELLPEPLAPETAADPVPPGIPADLLMQRPDVRAARHRLEAARFQVDARRAELLPTLSFSGSIGLQSSKVDSLFKVDQWFTNLASNLLAPVFQGGRLRSNVALAEARFGELAATYGRTVVTAVNEVETALAVHGNEGRRHALLASRLEEARATERLRSQRYEAGIGGYADFLDALLTRLNVESALAGAERDLALSRLTVHRALGGAWTPEASAGEAPPAQASPQPAPQTE; encoded by the coding sequence ATGAACTCCAATGCGATTGCCCCGCTCTCGCTAGTTTCCGCTGCACTCCTGTACCTCGGTTGCTCCCTGGCGCCGCCGCCGGAACTGCCCGATCCGGCGCGGGAAATGCCGGCGGACTTCGAGGAAACCCCTGCAGCCGTCACCGTCGGCGCCCATGTGCCGCTCCAGTGGTGGAAGGCCTTTGCCGATCCGGCGCTCGACCGCATCGTCGACTCCGTTCTCGATTCGAATCTGGACATGGCCGCAGCCGTCGCCCGCGTGGAGCAGGCCAGGGAACGAGCCCGGATCGCCAGGGCCGCGATCCGGCCGGTCGTTGCGGCCGGCGCGGGGATCAACGACCTGACGAACCCCACTAACACGGGCTTCGGTGCCCAGATTCAGGAACTCGGGTTGGAACGGCTCGCCCCTGGCTTCACCCTGCCGGAGCGGCTCGCGATCACGACCTGGTCCCTCAGCGCCGACTTCTCCTACGAGATGGACTTCTGGGGAAGGGCCAGCAGCTCCGCGCTCGCCGCCGGCGCCGAGTATCTCGCCTCGGAGTCCGACTACCAGACCGCGAGGATCGGGATCCTTGCGGAGACGATCGGCGCCTACTTCGAGGTCGTCGACTTTCGCCGGCGAATCGCGATCAGCCGACGGATGGTCGATGTCCTCCTGGAGCGCGAAGATGTCGCCTCCACCCGCTACGACCGCGGTCTGGCCGACTCCTCCGTCCTCTATCGGATCCGCCAGGACCTGCGGAACACCCAGGCCATCCAGCCCCAACTCGAAAACGGACTGGCGAACGCGGAGGGACGGCTCGCCGTCCTCCTCGGCGGCTACCGGAACGATCTGGCCGAACTGCTGCCCGAACCGTTGGCGCCCGAGACTGCGGCCGATCCCGTTCCGCCGGGGATCCCGGCCGACCTGCTCATGCAGCGGCCGGACGTCAGAGCGGCGAGACACCGGCTCGAAGCCGCCCGCTTCCAGGTTGACGCCCGGCGCGCCGAGCTTCTTCCGACCCTCTCGTTCTCGGGCTCGATCGGGCTCCAGAGTTCCAAGGTCGACAGCCTGTTCAAGGTGGACCAGTGGTTCACCAACCTGGCATCCAACCTGCTCGCGCCGGTCTTTCAGGGCGGCCGGCTGCGCAGCAACGTGGCGCTGGCCGAGGCCCGGTTCGGCGAGCTAGCGGCGACCTACGGCCGCACGGTCGTCACCGCCGTCAACGAGGTCGAAACGGCGCTGGCCGTGCACGGGAACGAGGGCCGGCGTCACGCCCTGCTTGCCTCCCGGCTGGAAGAAGCCCGGGCGACGGAGAGACTCCGCTCTCAGAGATACGAGGCGGGCATCGGGGGCTACGCCGACTTCCTCGACGCGCTGCTGACCCGCCTGAACGTCGAGTCCGCCCTGGCCGGCGCTGAGCGCGATCTCGCGCTCTCCCGGCTGACCGTTCACCGCGCCCTGGGAGGCGCCTGGACGCCCGAGGCTTCGGCAGGCGAAGCGCCGCCGGCCCAGGCGTCGCCACAGCCGGCGCCACAAACGGAGTAG
- a CDS encoding efflux RND transporter periplasmic adaptor subunit: MSRLTGFLVGGAILVGATGLAVFMVSQRPEPERIPPPSQVPFATTAPAQAGEGAIPVFGAGTVRPRAEIDITAEVSGKVVWVDPAFQSGGRVRQGQVLFRIDDVDYRREVEKARANVKLQRVEVLKVEEEAQVARKQYEQFKERQAESGEASEASPLALWQPQLEAAEAALARDAAVLAETALNLGRTAVKAPFSGVVRTESVDVGQFVAAGRGVARLYASDAVEVVVPLSDREAALIPGLWDLRAGDGNREVVARVVADYGGRRYDWDGYVDRVEGALDEQTRTLDVIVRVPEPYGSGDADSDDAGPPLLVGKFVDVKLEGIAPDAYFRIRRPALRPGNEVWAVRNDKLRIVPVEILQRLDDNVYVTGDLEAGEQVVVAGIQVGTDGMEVRTASAQPE, from the coding sequence ATGAGTCGACTAACCGGCTTTCTCGTTGGCGGCGCGATCCTGGTCGGGGCCACGGGTCTTGCCGTGTTCATGGTCTCCCAGCGGCCCGAACCGGAACGCATACCTCCACCCTCCCAGGTTCCCTTCGCGACCACCGCCCCGGCGCAGGCCGGCGAAGGCGCGATCCCCGTGTTCGGGGCCGGCACGGTGCGGCCCCGAGCGGAGATCGACATCACCGCCGAGGTGAGCGGCAAGGTGGTCTGGGTCGACCCGGCGTTCCAGAGCGGCGGGCGGGTGCGCCAGGGGCAGGTGCTCTTCCGCATCGACGATGTCGACTACCGGCGCGAAGTGGAGAAGGCGCGAGCCAACGTCAAGCTTCAGAGGGTCGAGGTCCTCAAGGTAGAGGAAGAAGCGCAGGTCGCGCGCAAACAGTACGAGCAGTTCAAGGAACGCCAGGCGGAAAGCGGAGAGGCTTCCGAAGCGAGTCCGCTCGCGCTCTGGCAGCCTCAGCTCGAGGCCGCCGAAGCCGCGCTGGCCCGGGACGCCGCCGTCCTTGCCGAAACCGCGCTGAACCTCGGGCGAACGGCGGTCAAGGCGCCCTTCTCCGGCGTCGTGCGGACCGAGTCGGTCGACGTGGGGCAATTCGTCGCGGCGGGCCGGGGAGTGGCGCGGCTCTATGCGTCCGACGCCGTCGAAGTCGTCGTCCCTCTCTCCGACCGGGAAGCGGCGCTCATTCCCGGCCTGTGGGATCTGCGGGCCGGCGACGGGAATCGGGAGGTGGTGGCCCGGGTAGTCGCGGACTACGGCGGCCGGCGCTACGACTGGGACGGATACGTGGACCGGGTCGAAGGCGCGCTGGACGAGCAGACCCGTACCCTCGACGTGATCGTGCGGGTTCCGGAGCCCTACGGCAGCGGCGACGCGGACTCCGACGACGCCGGACCACCGCTGCTGGTCGGCAAGTTCGTCGACGTGAAACTCGAGGGGATCGCACCGGACGCCTACTTCAGGATCAGGCGGCCGGCGCTCCGGCCCGGCAACGAAGTCTGGGCCGTGCGGAACGACAAGCTGCGGATCGTGCCGGTCGAGATCCTCCAGAGACTCGACGACAACGTCTACGTGACCGGAGATCTGGAGGCCGGCGAGCAGGTCGTCGTCGCCGGGATCCAGGTTGGGACGGACGGCATGGAGGTGCGAACGGCAAGCGCGCAGCCGGAGTGA
- a CDS encoding TonB-dependent receptor: MARPLLPCLLLPALVGPLGAAPASEQEAASGEDDQAATQGEFDEQIDVIGLAPLDHAGESPDRVPWTVHRVAPKALDLSAVSGVGVLLEAELPGVSLAPAQGSALQSDVLYRGFGASPLLGANQGLSVYEDGVRVNEVFGDVVAWDLVPTFAAEQVELLPGANPMFGLNTLGGALALNTHSGFDSERLDLTLEAGSFGRRAGEFGAGGAFGPDDEYGWFVGGRSFEEDGWRDFSPSSLRQALVKLSHRGERERIDFAVGVADNDLIGNGVTPVELLEIDRAEVFTHPDQTWNELFFPRLRLGRMIGPELELEAQVYLRGNDVDTYNADAFEGDDDDDDDHGHDDDHDHDDHEGDDDHDDEFDAVNNQSRTEQEGLGASIQISGLTGSGRWLAGASWDGGRADFAFETELASLTGTRTTIGSGMLLPGSEVGLRADTGHAGLWALRHWTTAGDRLTWTLQARYNDSRIELNDRLGTALDGDHSFSRLVPSAGFVRELRGNGSSSMLLFGNVSQSSRVPTPVELTCADPDDPCRLPNAFVADPPLDQVVTTSAEFGLRGGGPSLRWSAALFHSESRDDIIFVSSGAGTSAGYFTNVDATRRQGLELWLRGSHDRLNWDASYTLLDATFQDRLTLSSPPHPLAEDGEIEVEPGDFLPGVPRRQFRAGADLTLGGRVVLGARLLGDSTRYLRGDEANLLEPVGSAWRGDLWSRIELTPSLDLDLEVSNVTDREYETFGALGEPDEVLGDDYEDPRFLSPAEPRAFRASLRFRL, from the coding sequence GTGGCGCGACCCTTGCTGCCCTGCCTCCTGCTGCCGGCCCTGGTCGGGCCGCTGGGTGCTGCTCCGGCGTCTGAGCAGGAAGCTGCTTCCGGCGAGGACGACCAGGCAGCCACGCAAGGTGAGTTCGACGAGCAGATCGACGTCATCGGCCTCGCTCCGCTCGACCACGCGGGCGAATCGCCCGACCGTGTCCCCTGGACCGTCCACCGGGTGGCGCCGAAAGCCCTCGACCTGTCGGCGGTTTCGGGCGTCGGCGTCCTGCTCGAGGCGGAACTGCCCGGCGTGAGCCTGGCGCCGGCGCAGGGGAGCGCGCTGCAGTCCGACGTGCTCTACCGGGGCTTCGGGGCGTCGCCGCTCCTGGGCGCGAACCAGGGCCTCTCGGTCTACGAGGACGGGGTGCGCGTCAACGAGGTCTTCGGCGATGTCGTCGCCTGGGATCTGGTGCCGACGTTCGCGGCGGAACAGGTGGAACTCCTGCCTGGCGCGAACCCGATGTTCGGCCTGAACACCCTCGGCGGTGCGCTCGCCCTGAACACGCACAGCGGCTTCGATTCGGAGCGACTCGACCTGACGCTCGAGGCCGGTTCCTTCGGCCGCCGGGCGGGCGAGTTCGGTGCCGGCGGCGCATTCGGCCCCGATGACGAGTACGGTTGGTTCGTCGGCGGTCGCTCCTTTGAGGAGGACGGTTGGCGCGACTTCTCGCCCAGCTCGCTGCGGCAGGCGCTGGTGAAGCTCTCGCATCGTGGCGAGCGCGAGCGGATCGACTTCGCGGTTGGCGTCGCGGACAACGACCTGATCGGAAACGGCGTGACGCCGGTGGAACTGCTGGAGATCGACCGCGCCGAGGTCTTTACGCATCCGGATCAGACCTGGAACGAGTTGTTCTTCCCGCGGCTGCGGCTCGGCCGGATGATCGGACCGGAGCTCGAACTCGAAGCGCAGGTCTACCTTCGTGGCAACGACGTCGACACCTACAACGCGGACGCGTTCGAGGGTGACGACGACGATGACGATGACCACGGCCACGACGACGACCACGATCACGACGACCACGAAGGCGATGACGACCACGACGACGAGTTCGACGCCGTCAACAACCAGAGCCGCACCGAGCAGGAAGGACTGGGCGCTTCGATCCAGATCTCCGGTCTGACTGGTTCGGGCCGTTGGCTCGCCGGCGCCTCGTGGGACGGCGGGCGCGCCGACTTCGCCTTCGAGACGGAACTCGCCTCGCTCACCGGCACCAGGACGACGATCGGCAGCGGCATGCTGCTTCCCGGTTCCGAAGTCGGACTGAGAGCCGACACCGGGCACGCCGGCCTGTGGGCGCTGCGGCACTGGACGACTGCCGGCGACCGGCTGACCTGGACCCTCCAGGCCCGCTACAACGACAGCCGGATCGAGCTCAATGACCGGTTGGGCACGGCGCTCGACGGCGATCACAGCTTCTCTCGCCTCGTGCCTTCGGCCGGCTTCGTCCGGGAGTTGCGAGGAAACGGAAGTTCGTCGATGCTCCTGTTCGGGAACGTCTCGCAGTCGTCCCGCGTGCCGACGCCGGTCGAGTTGACCTGCGCCGATCCGGACGACCCGTGCCGTCTGCCGAACGCCTTCGTCGCCGACCCGCCGCTTGACCAGGTGGTGACGACCAGCGCCGAGTTCGGCCTGCGCGGAGGTGGCCCTTCGCTGCGGTGGAGCGCCGCCCTGTTCCACAGCGAGAGTCGGGACGACATCATCTTCGTCTCCAGCGGCGCCGGCACCAGCGCCGGCTACTTCACGAACGTCGACGCGACCCGCCGGCAGGGGCTCGAACTGTGGCTGCGCGGCAGCCACGACCGGCTGAACTGGGATGCCTCCTACACCCTGCTCGACGCGACGTTCCAGGATCGCCTGACCCTGTCGAGTCCGCCGCATCCGTTGGCCGAGGACGGGGAGATCGAGGTCGAGCCGGGCGACTTCCTGCCCGGCGTGCCGCGCCGTCAGTTCCGGGCCGGCGCCGACCTGACCTTGGGCGGCCGCGTGGTGCTGGGGGCGCGGCTGCTCGGCGACTCCACCCGCTACCTGCGAGGCGACGAGGCGAACCTGCTGGAGCCGGTCGGCTCGGCGTGGCGGGGCGACCTCTGGAGCCGCATCGAACTCACCCCCTCGCTCGACCTCGATCTCGAGGTGTCCAACGTGACGGACCGCGAGTACGAGACCTTCGGCGCACTGGGTGAACCGGACGAGGTGCTTGGCGACGACTACGAGGATCCGCGCTTCCTGAGCCCGGCCGAGCCGCGGGCGTTCCGCGCGTCGCTGCGGTTTCGACTCTGA
- a CDS encoding efflux RND transporter periplasmic adaptor subunit — MVVLRPEPASRPPPSLVPFALTAPVAAGEGAIPVHAAGTVQPRAEIDVTAEVSGKVVWVDPAFQSSGRVREGQPLFRIEDTDYRNRVQQARANVALQRVEVLKVEEEATVARSQYERFRERQGSEANSDAPSPLALWEPQLQAARRALERDGAVLREAALNLARTEIRAPFDGIVRSESVDVGQYVAAGQSVGRLYASGSVEVVVPLSDDAAALLPGLWDLRAGEADTRITARVIAEYGDGNYAWDGYLDRGAVTLDEQTRTIDVIVRVPEPFSSGSPVDAGLGSGTAPPLLVGKFVDVELQGLAPKQYFKVPDSALRTGDEVWAVRDGKVTIVPVQVLQRADNVVYVTGTLEVEQPVITGGVRLATEGMAVQTAAGGS; from the coding sequence ATGGTCGTGCTGAGGCCCGAGCCGGCCTCCAGGCCACCTCCTTCCCTGGTCCCCTTCGCGCTGACGGCTCCGGTGGCGGCCGGCGAAGGCGCCATCCCGGTCCACGCCGCCGGTACGGTTCAACCGCGGGCGGAGATCGACGTCACCGCGGAGGTCAGCGGCAAGGTCGTGTGGGTCGACCCGGCCTTCCAAAGCAGCGGACGCGTCCGCGAGGGACAACCGCTGTTCCGCATCGAGGACACGGACTATCGCAACAGGGTGCAGCAGGCGCGAGCCAACGTCGCGTTGCAGCGGGTCGAGGTGTTGAAGGTGGAGGAGGAGGCGACCGTGGCGCGCTCCCAGTACGAGCGGTTCAGGGAGCGCCAGGGCAGCGAAGCGAACTCCGACGCTCCGAGTCCCCTGGCCCTGTGGGAGCCTCAACTTCAGGCTGCCCGGAGGGCGCTGGAGCGGGACGGCGCCGTCCTCAGGGAAGCGGCGCTGAACCTGGCAAGGACCGAGATCCGCGCTCCGTTCGACGGCATCGTGCGCTCCGAGTCGGTGGATGTCGGACAGTACGTGGCCGCCGGCCAGAGCGTGGGGCGGCTCTACGCGTCCGGCTCGGTCGAGGTCGTGGTCCCGCTCTCCGACGACGCCGCAGCCCTGCTACCCGGCCTCTGGGATCTCCGGGCCGGCGAGGCGGACACCCGGATCACGGCGCGGGTCATCGCCGAGTACGGCGACGGGAACTACGCCTGGGACGGCTACCTGGATCGGGGCGCCGTCACCCTGGACGAACAGACACGGACGATCGACGTGATCGTCCGTGTTCCGGAGCCCTTCTCGAGCGGGTCGCCGGTCGACGCCGGACTCGGCTCAGGCACGGCTCCGCCTCTGCTGGTCGGCAAGTTCGTGGACGTGGAGCTTCAGGGCCTCGCCCCGAAGCAGTACTTCAAGGTGCCGGACTCGGCGCTCAGAACCGGTGACGAGGTCTGGGCGGTACGGGACGGCAAGGTGACCATCGTGCCGGTGCAGGTCCTGCAGCGTGCCGACAACGTCGTGTACGTCACCGGAACGCTCGAAGTGGAGCAACCGGTCATCACCGGCGGCGTCCGGCTCGCCACCGAGGGCATGGCGGTGCAGACGGCGGCTGGAGGCTCGTGA